The proteins below are encoded in one region of Aspergillus nidulans FGSC A4 chromosome III:
- a CDS encoding uncharacterized protein (transcript_id=CADANIAT00005356): MASPSLFTRHPFKFLFTVYYLSTLPLRVLVAALYYLPPSNRSGRTYRLALTTRLMRFWFYFATAVEFQLPKTLEPGADKARFVFIDPEKIEHRYSSPYVSVLASNPAINPAPIAGFWYEAPPPVGKTPRLVVLHFHGGAFVLGGARPADAFCSGPIALSKDLDCPVLMPQYRLSNSRDRTTCFPAALQDAVTAYTYLLYTLDVAPENIVLSGDSAGGNLVIAFLRYIKNEAADHHLPLPRAVLLWSPWVDLGTPGSSQYDRHRNVSTDFLFDALGDWGVRCYIPDGWNREHPFYPYISPLGQEFQMEVPIFIQTGRAEVLYDSHVEFMTNLKKRGCRVEFVEIDNAPHDTFVAADLFGIREQEGAIDRAAKMVIEAGTPP; this comes from the coding sequence ATGGCGTCGCCGTCTCTTTTTACCCGCCACCCTTTCAAGTTTCTCTTCACAGTATATTACCTCTCAACTTTGCCACTGCGCGTCCTGGTTGCTGCCCTTTACTACCTTCCACCATCGAACCGATCCGGCCGAACTTACCGCCTGGCATTGACGACGAGGCTGATGAGATTCTGGTTTTATTTTGCGACTGCAGTAGAATTCCAGCTTCCCAAAACGCTTGAACCAGGCGCAGACAAGGCGCGCTTTGTGTTCATCGATCCAGAGAAGATCGAGCACCGTTACTCCTCCCCTTACGTCAGTGTCCTCGCTAGCAACCCAGCCATCAACCCGGCCCCGATTGCTGGCTTCTGGTATGAAGCTCCGCCACCGGTAGGCAAGACGCCCAGGCTGGTTGTCCTCCATTTCCATGGCGGCGCATTCGTGCTCGGGGGCGCTCGCCCCGCAGACGCATTCTGCTCAGGTCCCATTGCATTGAGCAAGGACCTGGACTGCCCGGTCCTGATGCCCCAGTACCGACTGTCGAATTCACGTGATCGCACTACGTGCTTCCCTGCCGCTCTCCAGGACGCGGTCACGGCTTACACATATCTCCTGTACACGCTTGACGTGGCCCCCGAGAACATCGTGCTCTCGGGGGATTCAGCAGGCGGGAATCTGGTCATTGCATTTCTACGATACATCAAGAACGAGGCTGCAGATCATCACCTCCCGCTTCCGCGCGCGGTCCTACTCTGGAGCCCCTGGGTTGATCTCGGCACCCCAGGAAGCAGCCAATACGACCGTCACCGCAACGTCTCAACCGACTTTCTCTTTGACGCGTTGGGTGACTGGGGCGTACGCTGTTACATTCCAGACGGGTGGAATAGGGAGCACCCATTCTATCCATACATCAGCCCACTGGGACAGGAGTTTCAGATGGAGGTGCCGATCTTTATCCAGACCGGGCGTGCGGAGGTGTTGTATGATTCCCACGTTGAGTTTATGACTAATCTGAAAAAGAGAGGGTGTAGGGTTGAGTTTGTGGAGATTGATAATGCGCCGCATGATACTTTTGTTGCAGCTGATTTATTTGGGATTCGGGAGCAGGAAGGGGCGATTGATCGAGCTGCAAAAATGGTCATTGAGGCGGGGACACCTCCTTAG